Proteins encoded by one window of Flagellimonas lutaonensis:
- a CDS encoding amidohydrolase family protein, translated as MKKVLSLVVLMASLTLFAQEKKEEKKWDVANPGHDFNYQDHTFTTDEGTWMNLDVSPDGKTVVFDLLGDIYKMPITGGKATPLRAGIPFEIQPRFSPDGTKISFTSDAGGGDNIWVMDADGNNPEQITNEDFRLLNNAYWMPDGHYLVARKHFTSQRSLGAGEMWQYHITGGSGLQLTKRKNDQQDVNEPCISPDGRYLYYSEDVYPGGFFQYNKDPNKQIYVIKRYDFETGETETITGGPGGAARPQVSRDGKLLAFVKRVRTKTVLYLHDLETGEEWPLFDDLNKDQQEAWAIFGVYPNFSWMPNNREIVFWNKGKIYKADVHSLAVGNIPFTVDANIKIAETLRVDSPVAPDQFTAKVIRHAITSPDQKTLVFNALGKIWSKRLPNGVPKRLTNGTDFESEPAFSPDGKTIVFVTWNDEQLGAIHKISANGGTSTKLTTEKGIYRTPAFSPDGQLITYRKEPGNNDQGRSFSKKTGLYTMGADGSGVKWVLEEGEYPLFSADGKRIFYQTGGTYFGNLTKTLKSANLNGKDQKSHIKSKYANRLIPSPDNNWIAFTILHKAYVAPLVLTGKEVDLDNKSKYIPVAQISKDAGINLHWSKDSQTVFWTLGDEYFANDIKDRYTFLPGSPKEPTKIDSVGMKVGLIAKTDKPSGRIAFTNARIITMEGDEVIENGTIVINENKIEYLGTSDEIHVPSNAKVYDVSGKTIMPGIVDAHAHVGGFRYGLTTQKHWQLYANLAFGVTTAHDPSANTESIFAISELVKNGGMVGPRLYSTGIILYGADGDFKAVINSLDDARSAIRRTKAFGATSVKSYNQPRRNQSQQVMQAARELGINVVPEGGSTFYHNMTMIMDGHTGVEHNIPVAPVYKDVLELWKTSNSGYTPTLIVNYGGMNGEYWFYQKDNVWENERLLKYTPRGLIDARARHRTMVPDEEYENGHILVSKTATDLANAGVRVNLGAHGQLQGLGAHWELWLLHQGGMTNLQALKSATIDPATYIGAGNDIGSLKVGKLADLIVLDKNPLENIRNTETVKYTMVNGRLYDAETMNEIGNTTKERGMFWWENNKYNAAFPWHEEAQSFSRPGCGCHIGHN; from the coding sequence ATGAAAAAAGTACTTTCCCTGGTGGTGCTTATGGCATCACTTACCCTATTTGCACAAGAAAAAAAAGAAGAAAAAAAGTGGGATGTGGCAAATCCCGGCCATGATTTCAACTACCAAGACCACACCTTTACCACCGATGAGGGCACCTGGATGAACCTTGATGTGAGTCCGGACGGAAAAACAGTTGTCTTTGATCTGCTCGGCGATATCTATAAAATGCCCATAACCGGCGGAAAAGCCACACCTCTTCGTGCTGGAATTCCGTTTGAGATACAACCACGGTTTAGCCCTGATGGAACAAAAATTTCATTTACCAGCGATGCCGGTGGTGGCGACAATATTTGGGTGATGGATGCTGACGGCAACAATCCCGAACAAATCACCAATGAGGATTTCAGGTTATTGAACAACGCCTATTGGATGCCCGATGGACACTATTTAGTGGCCAGAAAACACTTCACGTCACAACGTTCTTTGGGTGCCGGCGAAATGTGGCAGTATCATATTACAGGGGGTAGCGGCCTGCAATTGACCAAGCGCAAAAATGACCAACAAGATGTGAACGAACCCTGTATCTCGCCCGATGGAAGATACCTTTACTATAGTGAAGATGTGTATCCCGGGGGCTTCTTTCAATACAACAAAGACCCCAACAAGCAGATTTACGTGATCAAACGATATGATTTCGAAACCGGAGAAACAGAGACCATCACCGGAGGACCGGGTGGTGCTGCCCGACCCCAAGTTTCAAGAGATGGTAAATTATTGGCCTTTGTGAAAAGGGTGCGCACCAAGACGGTTTTGTACCTGCATGATTTGGAAACCGGCGAAGAGTGGCCCCTATTTGATGACCTCAACAAAGACCAGCAAGAAGCTTGGGCCATTTTTGGGGTGTACCCAAATTTCAGTTGGATGCCCAACAACCGAGAAATCGTTTTTTGGAACAAGGGGAAAATCTACAAGGCCGACGTCCATTCATTGGCCGTGGGCAACATTCCCTTTACGGTCGATGCCAACATTAAGATTGCTGAAACCCTCCGGGTCGATTCTCCAGTGGCTCCCGACCAATTTACGGCCAAGGTAATTCGCCACGCCATTACCTCACCAGATCAGAAGACTTTGGTCTTCAACGCACTCGGAAAAATCTGGAGCAAGCGCCTGCCCAATGGCGTACCCAAACGGTTGACCAATGGTACCGATTTCGAATCGGAACCTGCCTTTTCACCTGACGGCAAAACCATTGTGTTCGTCACTTGGAACGATGAGCAATTAGGGGCAATCCATAAAATTTCGGCCAATGGGGGCACTTCTACCAAGCTGACCACCGAAAAAGGCATTTACCGCACCCCGGCCTTTAGTCCAGACGGGCAACTGATAACCTATCGCAAAGAACCCGGTAACAATGACCAAGGCAGGAGTTTTTCCAAAAAAACGGGGCTCTACACCATGGGTGCTGACGGTTCAGGGGTAAAGTGGGTTTTGGAAGAAGGAGAATATCCCCTCTTTTCGGCAGATGGAAAACGTATTTTCTATCAAACCGGGGGCACCTATTTCGGCAATCTCACCAAAACGCTTAAATCGGCAAACCTCAACGGAAAAGACCAAAAAAGCCACATAAAGTCAAAATATGCCAATCGCTTGATTCCCAGTCCCGACAACAATTGGATTGCCTTTACCATTTTGCACAAGGCCTATGTGGCCCCTTTGGTACTAACGGGCAAGGAAGTCGATCTTGACAATAAGAGTAAATACATACCAGTGGCACAAATTTCAAAAGATGCCGGCATCAACTTGCATTGGTCAAAAGACAGCCAAACAGTTTTCTGGACACTTGGGGATGAGTATTTTGCCAACGACATCAAAGACCGCTACACCTTCTTGCCCGGTTCGCCAAAAGAGCCTACCAAAATAGATAGTGTGGGCATGAAGGTGGGGCTCATCGCCAAAACCGACAAACCTTCGGGGCGCATTGCTTTTACCAATGCCCGTATCATTACCATGGAAGGTGACGAGGTTATCGAAAACGGCACCATTGTCATCAACGAAAACAAAATTGAATATCTGGGTACATCCGATGAGATCCATGTACCCTCCAATGCCAAGGTATATGATGTGTCGGGCAAAACCATTATGCCTGGCATCGTGGATGCCCACGCCCACGTGGGCGGCTTCCGTTATGGCCTTACCACCCAAAAACATTGGCAGTTATATGCGAACTTGGCTTTTGGGGTAACCACGGCCCATGATCCCTCTGCCAATACCGAATCGATTTTTGCCATATCTGAACTCGTTAAAAATGGCGGCATGGTAGGACCGCGATTGTATTCCACGGGCATCATTCTTTATGGGGCCGACGGCGACTTTAAGGCAGTGATCAACAGTTTGGACGATGCGCGTTCGGCCATTCGAAGAACAAAGGCCTTTGGCGCAACATCGGTCAAAAGCTATAACCAGCCCAGAAGAAACCAAAGCCAACAGGTAATGCAGGCTGCACGGGAACTGGGCATCAATGTAGTGCCCGAAGGTGGCTCTACCTTTTATCACAATATGACGATGATCATGGACGGGCACACGGGTGTGGAACACAACATTCCCGTGGCACCGGTCTATAAAGACGTTTTGGAACTTTGGAAGACCAGCAACTCGGGCTACACTCCTACCCTTATTGTAAACTATGGGGGAATGAACGGTGAGTACTGGTTCTATCAAAAAGATAATGTTTGGGAAAACGAGCGTCTGCTAAAATATACCCCCAGAGGTTTGATAGATGCACGTGCGCGCCACCGAACCATGGTGCCCGATGAGGAGTATGAGAACGGCCATATTCTTGTTTCGAAAACCGCTACCGATCTGGCCAATGCGGGCGTACGGGTTAATTTGGGTGCCCACGGCCAATTGCAGGGTCTTGGTGCCCATTGGGAGCTTTGGCTGTTGCACCAAGGCGGCATGACCAATTTACAGGCATTGAAATCGGCCACCATAGACCCTGCAACATATATCGGGGCCGGTAACGATATCGGCTCGTTAAAGGTTGGCAAGTTGGCCGATTTGATTGTTCTTGATAAAAATCCTTTGGAAAATATCCGCAATACTGAAACAGTCAAATACACCATGGTCAACGGAAGGCTCTATGATGCCGAAACCATGAACGAAATTGGAAACACCACCAAAGAACGTGGTATGTTCTGGTGGGAAAACAATAAATACAACGCGGCTTTCCCATGGCACGAAGAGGCACAAAGTTTTTCGAGGCCAGGCTGCGGGTGCCATATAGGGCACAACTAA